Within Candidatus Cybelea sp., the genomic segment CGATCCCTGGCGCGATCCGCTCAACACCGGCTTTCACATCGTTCAATCGTTGTTGGCGCTGGGCAGCGGCGGGATCTTTGGCGTCGGCTTGGGTGCCTCTCGCGCAAAGTTTTTCTATCTGCCCGAACAGTACACCGACTTCATCTTCTCGGTTCTCGGCGAAGAGCTCGGATTGATCGGGACGCTCGTCGTCGTCGCGCTCTTCCTGACGCTCGCCTATCGCGCCGTGAAGATCGCGCTTGCGGCGCCGGATCGCTTTGGCTTCTTCCTCGCGATCGGCTGCGGCGCGATGATCGCGATCCAGGCGTTCGTAAACATCGGCGTCGTCTCGTCGTCGTGGCCCGTAACGGGCGTACCGCTGCCCTTCATCTCGTTTGGCGGCAGCTCGCTAGTCGTCAGCCTTATCGCCGTCGCACTCATCGCTAACGTGGGGCGCCATCGCAAAATAAGGAACGCTTCGTAACCGGTGACGGTCGTTTTTGCCGGGGGAGGAACGGGCGGCCACCTCTATCCGGCGATCGCGATCGCCGATGCGCTGCGCGCGCGCGGAGCGCGGATCGCCTTCATCGGCAGCGCCGGCCGGCTCGAAGCGGCGATCGTGCCGAAGGCCGGCTATACGCTGCATACGATTGCGGCCCATCCCTTGCCGCGGCGCCCGTCTTTTTCGCTGTTGCGAGCCGCGGCGCATAACCTGCGCGGAACGCTGCAGAGCCTACGCGTCCTCGCTGCCTCGCGCCCGGACGTCGTCGTCGCCACCGGCGGCTACGTCTGCTTTCCGGTCGCGCTGGCGGCGCGCATTAGGCGACTGCTGCGGCGCGATACGGCACGGATCGTTTTGCTCGAGCCCAATGCCGCGCCCGGGCTCACCGCACGTCTGCTCGCGCCGATGGCCGACGAGATTTGGGGCGAGTGCGAGGGCTTCGTTGCGGGACTGCATGCGAAGTGCCGCTCGACCGGGGTTCCGGTGCGCGCCTCGCTGCTCGAGCACCGTTCGCGGGAAGAGGCCGCGGTGCGCTTAGGTTTGGATCCGACGCTCGCCACGCTGCTCGTGCTCGGCGGCAGCCAGGGCGCCCGGACGATCAATGAGGCGCTCTTACGCGCCTGGCAGACCTGCAGCATTCCCGCGGGCTGGCAGGTGCTCGCCGTGACCGGTGAGGGGAACTACGAGCGAGTCGCGGGCACGCCGCGATCGCAGCGGGGGGCGCCATTTGCGGCGCGCGCGTACCTGGACGACATGGGCGACGCGTACGCCGTCGCGGATCTCGTCCTTGCACGCGCGGGCGCGTCGACGCTCAGCGAACTGGCAGCACTCGGTCTCCCCGCGATTCTGGTTCCATACCCTTACGCGACCGAGGGCCATCAGGCGGCGAACGCCCGCCGTTTCGAATCGGCCGGCGCTGCCGTCGTTGCGACTGACGACGAGCTGGTATCGGGGCGGCTCGGAGAACTGCTCGCGCAGACGATGCAGCCGGCGCGGCTCGAGCAGCTCCGCGCCGGCGTCAAGAGACTACAAGCGGGCGATCCCCTCGAACGGATTCTCGCACGGGTCGATCTCCTTACGCGCGGAAAGAGCGAAGGGTGACCTACCACTTCGTCGGTATCGGCGGCATCGGGATGAGCGCGATCGCGCGGATTTTGCGCACGCGCGGCATCGACGTTCGCGGCTCCGACGTAAGCGTTACGCCGCTGGTCGAACAGCTCCGGCATGAGGGAATCCCGGTCACGATCGGCCACGCCGCACGCAACGTTGGGGATGCCGCCGTCGTCGTCGTCAGCTCGGCGATCGAGCGCAACAACCCCGAGTACGCGGCCGCGCTGCGCGATGGAATAAAGGTTCTGCACCGCGGCGAGATGCTAGCGGACCTGCTCTCGAGCCGCCGTGGTATCGCGATCTGCGGCACGCACGGCAAAACGACGACCAGCGCGATGACCCACGCAGTGCTGCGGGGCGGCGGGATCGATGCCGGGCTCGTGCTCGGCGGTATCGACGGCATTCTGAATACGAACGCTTACGACGGTGCGTCGCCGTGGTTCGTAACCGAAGCGGACGAATCCGATGGATCGTTCGCGCTGCTCGAACCCGTGGTTGCCGTCGTCACCAACATCGAAAACGATCATTTGAGCAGCGACGACGAGCTGCCCGGACTGGCGCGCGCATTCGGGGAGTTTCTCGCGAAGCTTCCCGACGACGGCCTCGCCGTCATCGGAGTGGACAACCCGCTTTCGGCGTCGCTGACCGACCAC encodes:
- the murG gene encoding undecaprenyldiphospho-muramoylpentapeptide beta-N-acetylglucosaminyltransferase, translated to MTVVFAGGGTGGHLYPAIAIADALRARGARIAFIGSAGRLEAAIVPKAGYTLHTIAAHPLPRRPSFSLLRAAAHNLRGTLQSLRVLAASRPDVVVATGGYVCFPVALAARIRRLLRRDTARIVLLEPNAAPGLTARLLAPMADEIWGECEGFVAGLHAKCRSTGVPVRASLLEHRSREEAAVRLGLDPTLATLLVLGGSQGARTINEALLRAWQTCSIPAGWQVLAVTGEGNYERVAGTPRSQRGAPFAARAYLDDMGDAYAVADLVLARAGASTLSELAALGLPAILVPYPYATEGHQAANARRFESAGAAVVATDDELVSGRLGELLAQTMQPARLEQLRAGVKRLQAGDPLERILARVDLLTRGKSEG